The Streptomyces sp. NBC_00236 DNA window CCGTGCGGTGCAGCGCGTTGTTGGCGATCAGCGTCTCCCCGGAGAAGGGCAGCGGATCGTGGTCCGTGGCCAGCATGATGCCGGGGTAGTTCATGGTGTCGGAGATGATGTTGTTCTCGATCGTGTTGCCGTAACCGCCGTAGACCGCGATGCCGTTGGCCCTCCAGGGCAACTGGATCGTGTTGTTGCGGAAGTGGTTGTCGTGGCCGATGTCCACCGACGGGTCCTTCACGTACTTGCTCGACCACACGGCCAGCGAGTCATCTCCGGTGTTCCTGAAGGACGAGTTGAACACGGTCGAATTGCGGGTGCCGTTGGCGAAGTTGATGCCGTCCGCGTAGGTGTTGCGGATCCGCATGCCGGTGAACCGGAGATCGTCACCGGGTCCCCAGAGTTCCGGGATGTTGCTGTAGTCCCGGCCGACCCACACACCCACGTTGGCGTGCTCCAGCCACACGTTCGTGATCTCCGTGTGCTGGCCGAAGCGCCCGTTCAGGCCGACGCCGCCCTCGGCGTTGCCGTCTCCGCCCCGGATGGTGCCGGAGCCGAAGATCGCCAGGTCCGAGATCTTGGTGTTGTCGTCGATGTCGAAGCCGAAGTTCCCTTCGTGCGGGTGATTGATACCGCCCGCGTCCTGAGGCGCGGTCAGCGTGTACAGCTGCGAGTGCCACATGCCCGCGCCGCGGATCGTGACGTCGCTGATGCCGACCTGGTTGTACTGCCCCCGGTTCAGCGGGTCGTCGGTCAGGATCTTCTGCTCCTGCCGCCACTGCCCCGGCGGAATCCATACGCAGCCGATGTCACCGTTCTGGTCGGCCGTCACCGCCCGCTGGATGGCGTCCGTGTCGTCGATCCCGTCGTTCGGGACGGCCCCGTAGGCGGTGATCGAGGTGCATCCGGCCGGCTGGGCGGCTGCGGGAGCCACCTGCTCCAGGTCGACGAGGTCGATGACGTAGAAGGATGCGGCGTCGCCCGCGTCGCGCTGGAGACGGAACTTCGTTCCGGCGGGATAGGACTGGCCGAGCAGTGCGTGGGACTCGTCGAACAGTCTGCGGGCGTCCGCCTGCGGCGTGTTGGTCAGGCCCTCCGGGCTGTCCGTGTCGCCGTAGAGCCAGCTGTGCTTGGAGGAGAGCGTCAGCTTCCGGGCGAAGGTGCCGTTGACGTAGAGGCTGATCGTGGCCTGTGTCCCACCGCCGCCGAGGGCGTCGGGTATGGAGTTGCGCACCACGAGGGAGTTCGACGGCACGGTCGAGGTGACCTCGACGAACTGGCCGGTGGAGTCCAGCCGGACGGACTGCCGGCCGGAGGACTCGGTGGCGAAGTTGGTGTGCCCGAAGGTGCGTTCACGGTCCGATGTCAGCAGCGTGCCCCGGTAGTCGCCTGCCTCCGCCTCGTACTCGGTGTACGGGACCGCGGCCCCGCGGCCGACCACGATGGCGCGCGAGAAGACGTTGTTGTTCTCGTTGGTCTCGGCGACCACACCCGTGGCGTCGGCCGTGGCGGTCAGATTGGCGCCGCCGCTCTTCGCGGTCCAGGTCCCGCTGACGGCCACCGTGACCGTGCCCCCGGCGGGGATCGCGCCCGTGGCCCCGTTCAGGGTGGTGCTCTCCGCGAGAAGGCGGGTGACGGTGGGCGAACCGACCTCAGTGGTACCGCGGTTGCGCACGGAAACGGAGAAGGTGACCGGGGCGCCCACCGCGGGGTTGGAGGGGGTGGACGTGATGCCGAGCACCTCCAGGTCGGGGCCCGGGCTCTGCCCGATCTCGAGCTTCGTGGCAGCGGTGCGGCTGTTGTTGCTGTTGTCCTGCTCGACGACCGTGTCGGCCGGGTCGACGACCGCCGAGACGCTGTAGGCACCCATGGCCCGTCTGCCGACGTCGATCCGTACGGTGGCCGAGGCGCCGGCGGCGAGGGCGGCCACCGGCGCACTGCCGGCGGCCGCGCCCTCCAGGCTGACGTCGACGGTCGTCGCCGCGGCCGCCGCCGTGCCCGTGTTGCGTACAGTGGCGTCGACCGTGACGTCGTCCTTCTCGGACGGCGACGCGGGCGACCAGGTCAGCTCGGACACGGTCAGGTCCGGGTTGGGTGCGGCGGTGCCGACGACCTGGATCTCGGCGGCCTGGGCGCCGGGGGCGCCCGAGTTGGAGGAGAACTTCAGCTGCACGTCCGCGTACCGTCCGGTAACCGGGATCGTGACCGTGTTCTCGTTCGCCGAAGGGTCGAAGACGTAGTCGGCCCGGGCCTTCAGCTGGGTGAAGCCGGTGGCGGACTGGCCGCGGCCGAGCACCTCCATGCTCTGGGTACGTGTCGCCCAGGCCTGGTCCGGGGAGAGCTTGACGACGACGGCCTCGATGTCGGCGTCTGCGCCGAGCTTCACCGTCAGCGTGGCCGGGTG harbors:
- a CDS encoding CARDB domain-containing protein, encoding MRWKQLGRRLAVGAVTAALMTVGLLPVAASAAVQVPDLALGKQVTTSGAHGAYPAANVADGSQQTYWESTGTLPQWVRIDLGSRFDVDQVVLKLPATWEARAQTIGIQGSTDGSTFSTLSASAAREFSPAAGNTVTLGFAATEARYIRVQVTANSGWNAAQLSQVEVRGEDTGSDPGPSPAVGSNLALNKPIEASSSVQTYVASNANDDKTGTYWESGGHPATLTVKLGADADIEAVVVKLSPDQAWATRTQSMEVLGRGQSATGFTQLKARADYVFDPSANENTVTIPVTGRYADVQLKFSSNSGAPGAQAAEIQVVGTAAPNPDLTVSELTWSPASPSEKDDVTVDATVRNTGTAAAAATTVDVSLEGAAAGSAPVAALAAGASATVRIDVGRRAMGAYSVSAVVDPADTVVEQDNSNNSRTAATKLEIGQSPGPDLEVLGITSTPSNPAVGAPVTFSVSVRNRGTTEVGSPTVTRLLAESTTLNGATGAIPAGGTVTVAVSGTWTAKSGGANLTATADATGVVAETNENNNVFSRAIVVGRGAAVPYTEYEAEAGDYRGTLLTSDRERTFGHTNFATESSGRQSVRLDSTGQFVEVTSTVPSNSLVVRNSIPDALGGGGTQATISLYVNGTFARKLTLSSKHSWLYGDTDSPEGLTNTPQADARRLFDESHALLGQSYPAGTKFRLQRDAGDAASFYVIDLVDLEQVAPAAAQPAGCTSITAYGAVPNDGIDDTDAIQRAVTADQNGDIGCVWIPPGQWRQEQKILTDDPLNRGQYNQVGISDVTIRGAGMWHSQLYTLTAPQDAGGINHPHEGNFGFDIDDNTKISDLAIFGSGTIRGGDGNAEGGVGLNGRFGQHTEITNVWLEHANVGVWVGRDYSNIPELWGPGDDLRFTGMRIRNTYADGINFANGTRNSTVFNSSFRNTGDDSLAVWSSKYVKDPSVDIGHDNHFRNNTIQLPWRANGIAVYGGYGNTIENNIISDTMNYPGIMLATDHDPLPFSGETLIANNALHRTGGAFWGEAQEFGAITLFAASQNIPGVTIRDTDIHDSTYDGIQFKSGGGSVPGAQISNVRIENSVNGAGILAHGGARGSATLTDVTITGSADGDVVVEPGSQFVINGSAGKETTRR